ACCTGTTTTTCGTTATGTTGAAAATAACCATGAACGACATCGACTTGATACAGAATTGAGTTTTCAGCAACAAGAGTGGGATAAACAGGAAAAAATTTTTCAGGCTTTAAAGCAAAAATTAGGAACTCAACAACTTTCTCCTGAACTCGCTAATTCAGTTTTACCGATCAATCAGCATGTTCAGACGTTATTAAATGGGCGACTTCGAGCGTTGGATTTACGTTGGGATTTTTCTCAACAAACTTTGTTGCATTTGTCGTTACAAGGCTATTTTGTCGATTTACAGCAATTTTTGACCGCACTTTTAAGGGATATTCCTATACTTTCTGTCACTCAATTAAGCATTGAGAAATTAGATGAAGAAGAAAATGCGTCTATTACAGGCGAGTTAATTTTCCAACTAAATAAGGACAAGTAATGAAAAAGCTCTTCTTAATCTTGATTGCAATTTTTTCTGTATCAGCATTTTCACGAGATCCTTTTGTTCGGAAACAAAGAGAACAAACCGAATATCCAAAAGAGGGGCTCACCCTACCGCTAGTGTCGGCTTGCGTGTATTCGGAGCTGAGACTGGCGGAGGAACGCCCATTGGCTCAGTTACACATTGTGGGTGTCGTGCAATACGGGAAACAGGCAGAAGTGTTCTTTAATGATGATGGGGATATTCTTTCCGCTCAAGTAGGACAGAGAATTGGAAAGGAAGCCTATTTAATCGAAAAAGTGAGTAAAAATAGCGTGACGCTTCAAAGTTATAAAGCCGGGCAATGTGAACAAACGACCTCAATCATAATGAGATTTTAAAATGATAAAGCAGAAAATAAAAACAAAGTGCGGTCAGTTTTTAATGTGTTTTTTGATCCTATGGACAACTTACTCATCGGCAGAAAGTCGCATCTTTTCACTTCGCTTAAAACAAGCTCCCATGGTGGCTACACTTTAGCAAATTGCTCTTGAGCAAAATACCAATTTAATGATTGATGATGAATTAGAAGGAACGCTTTCATTGCAATTAGATAACGTAGATTTTGATCGTTTATTGCGTGCTGTCGCAAAAATCAAAGGACTCTCTTTTTATCAAGAAAATGATATTTATTATTTAGGCAAGGCTTCTCAACATGAACAATATACTGAAAAAATGGATGAACCAGTAGCAATCGTCGGCGAAAGTTTGCCTAGTGAAATGCCACTTGTGAGTACAACGGTTAAATTGCATTTTGCCAAAGCTTCTGATGTGATGAAATCGTTAACAACAGGGAGTGGTTCTTTGCTTTCACCTAGCGGCACAATTACATTTGATGATCGAAGCAATGTGTTACTGATTCAGGATGATGCACGTTCTATCAAAAATATCAAAAAATTAATTGCAGAGCTGGATAAACCCATTGAACAAATTGTCATCGAAGCACGTATTGTGACGATTACTGATGAAAGCC
This is a stretch of genomic DNA from Haemophilus parainfluenzae. It encodes these proteins:
- a CDS encoding competence protein ComC, which gives rise to MRGLINEIVQKSAQSWFGRWLRLPQMVHATFWLSSLSAVIFLPVFRYVENNHERHRLDTELSFQQQEWDKQEKIFQALKQKLGTQQLSPELANSVLPINQHVQTLLNGRLRALDLRWDFSQQTLLHLSLQGYFVDLQQFLTALLRDIPILSVTQLSIEKLDEEENASITGELIFQLNKDK
- a CDS encoding pilus assembly protein PilP — encoded protein: MKKLFLILIAIFSVSAFSRDPFVRKQREQTEYPKEGLTLPLVSACVYSELRLAEERPLAQLHIVGVVQYGKQAEVFFNDDGDILSAQVGQRIGKEAYLIEKVSKNSVTLQSYKAGQCEQTTSIIMRF